Genomic window (Sediminispirochaeta smaragdinae DSM 11293):
AAATGTATGAGAGTCATAAAAAACGTCCTGTCCATCGTTCATATAGACCACGGGATATCTCCCATTATTATCATTATATCCATCAGGTAAGAAGACCCGAACCATACGATGGTCATCCACCAAGCCCTCAGAATATTTCTTTTCAACTATCTTCACCGAAATCTTCCTCCGTATTTTATAATTTCATTGATATGTAGGTCATGAAATACAAAATTAGATCGCGTATTCTTACATTTAATATCCGATGTTTCGCTCCTTTCTTCGATAGTTCCTGATAGAATCGTTCTTAGAAACGATCTATAGGGGAAGGTACATCATTATTAATAGACTTTGTCACCATGGAATCTGCTGCAACTATTACGGATCATTAAACTTGACTTGCTGACAGTAGTAATCTCAAGCAAATCTTTTTTATCGATCAGAGAGAATAATGCCTCTGTGGCAAATCTGGCAATTTCAATAGCCCGATTATCAATAGTCGTCATACCCAAAACTTCAGAAAAAATAGTCGAATCATGTCCCAATAATGAAATATCCTCAGGTATTTTTATGTCTCTCTTCTTTAAAGCATTATAGGCACCAAACGCAAGCAAATCATTGAACCCGAAGATTGCGGAAAAAGGAATCTTCCGCGAAAGAAATTCATCAATGGCCCTTGTTGTGACATCAATATTGGTAGTCCCATAAATAGTCAGTTCTTCTCGAAATTGGAGTCCTGCCTCTTCAATTGCTTTTCTATATCCTTTCAACAATTCAAGTTGTGATGGGCTCCTTTCTCCGTTATACGTACCCATCAACACAGCGATGTTTTTATGTCCAAGGTTCATTAGATACTTGGTTCCAAGATAACCATTGTATTCATGGTCA
Coding sequences:
- a CDS encoding LacI family DNA-binding transcriptional regulator, which produces MDRKKRLADVARMVGCSITTVSRVINNNSSVNDRTRQAVEKALQEIGYFEHKKLPERESKKQLIGLIIPNMLAIGIYPFVKGVMEVADLHNFNVITSESNHSVAKETKLCKSMIECGAQGIVFFPCAPHSGECLLQIPKSYPIVVLDRLTKNIPENTVSVLVDHEYNGYLGTKYLMNLGHKNIAVLMGTYNGERSPSQLELLKGYRKAIEEAGLQFREELTIYGTTNIDVTTRAIDEFLSRKIPFSAIFGFNDLLAFGAYNALKKRDIKIPEDISLLGHDSTIFSEVLGMTTIDNRAIEIARFATEALFSLIDKKDLLEITTVSKSSLMIRNSCSRFHGDKVY